Below is a genomic region from Fischerella sp. PCC 9605.
TCCCCTATTCCCTATCCCCTATCCCCTATCCCCTTTAAATCTGGAGTCAGCCACTTACCAAACTCTGCAACAAAGGTATCGTTTAATATTGCCTCTCGTATCCTTTGAGTAAAGCGAATCAATTCGGTGATATTGTGAATGCTCAATAAGGTATACGCCAAAATTTCTTGCGATCGCACTAAATGAGAGATGTAAGCACGGGTGAAGTTTTGACAAGTGTAGCAAGGACAAGTTTCATCTAAAGGCGTAAAATCTTCACGAAACTTAGCATTTTTTAAATTCCAGCGATCGCCCTGCACCATAGCCGTACCGTGTCTAGCCCAGCGAGTAGGAATCACGCAGTCAAATAAATCTACACCAGAAGCGATCGCAATTACCATTTCCTGATAAGTACCTACACCCATCAAATAACGCGGCTTATGGTGTGGTAGTAATGGTGCTGTCGCCTGCACAATCTTATGAATCAGTTCTGGTTCTTCACCCACACTCACGCCACCAATGGCATATCCCGGTAGATCCAAATTTGCCAACGTTTCCACCGCCTGACAACGCAAATCCAGATACACTCCACCCTGGACGATACCAAACAACGCTTGCTCCTCAGGGCGTTGATGGGCAGACTTACAGCGTAAAAGCCATCGATAAGTGCGTTCTGTGGCTGCTTCCACCTCTTGGCGGCTAGCTGTAGCAGGCGGACATTCATCAAAGGCCATAATCACATCCGCCCCTAGTGTATTCTGAATTTCGATGGACTTTTCTGGCGTCAACTTAATAATTTGACCGTCATGTGGTGAGCGAAACGTCACACCTTCTTCAGATATTTTACGCATTTCACTGAGACTGAAGACCTGAAACCCACCAGAATCGGTGAGCATCGGCCCGTCCCAGCCCATAAATTTGTGCAGTCCTCCCCCTCCAGCCACAATTGCTTCCCCTGGTTGCAAGTGCAGGTGATAGGTATTGGATAGCACCATTTGCGCCCCTGTTTCTTTGAGTTGGGCAGGGGTGAGGGTTTTGACAGTTGCCAGTGTCCCCACCGGCATAAAACGAGGAGTTTCAACCGGGCCGTGAGGAGTGAAGAACACTCCAGCCCGTGCTTTTGTCTGGCTACAGGAAGCAAGACATTGAAAAGAAAAATTTGCGCTCAAAGCAGAAGTAACCGTTAAGATTTAAGCTAAGTTTTACTGAACTTAATTAAACATAACTTATAGTTTGACATCTCCATCTTCCACTGCTCCTAAAGCTTTGAGCGTGGCAATAGTTGCTGCGGTTAAGCCTGTAACGCCCGTGATGTTCATACCTTCATAAGGTCTTGGGATTCTCAGTGTTTTTAAACATTCTCCTGTCTGGACATTCCACAATTTAATGGTTTCATCTACGCTGCCACTGATCAACGTTTGCCCATCTGGACTGAAGGCAACTGAACGTACCCAGCTAGTATGTCCTGTTAAAGTTTTAAGGCATTCTCCAGAGTTAACATCCCATAGTTTGACAGTTTCATCCTGACTTCCGCTAGCTAAGAAATTACCTTGAGGACTAAAAGCAACCGAAAATACCCACATCGTGTGTCCCTGTAAAGTGTTGATGCACTTTCCATTAATATCCCAAAGCTTAAGTAGACCGTTATCATGACCGCTAGCTAGCATTGTTCCATCAGGACTAAAAGCGACTGCCATCACCTTACTATCAATTTCTGGTAAGGTTTTGAGGCATTTTCCCGTGCCGCTTTCCCACAATTTTATAGTTTTGTCATCACTACAACTAGCAAGTATCAAACTGTCAGGACTAAAGGCAACTGCCCAAACATAATTGGCATGACCTTGCAAAACTTTTAAGCACTCGCCAGTGCAAATATTCCAAAGCCTTATAGTTGAATCTTGAGCACCGCTGGCTAGAATCTTACCTTGAGGACTGAAAGTTAGTGCCCAGATCAATCCGTTGATATGTCCTTGTAACCTCCTCAGACACTGACCAGTAACGACATCCCAGAGTCTAATGGTTTCGTTATCCCCACTAGCTACCATTTGACCATCAGGACTGAAGGCGACTGACCAAACCCACTTGTTATGCCCCTGTAATGTCTTGAAGCATTGACCAGTTTGAATATTCCAAAGTCTTACTGTTGAGTCAAAACTTCCACTGGCTACTATTTGACCATCAGGGCTACAGGCAATTGACCAGATGGCACTGGTGTGTCCTTTCAAGGTCTTGAGGCACTGACCACTCTTGATATCCCAGAGTTTTACAGTTTGGTCAAAACTCCCACTGGCTAAGATTTTACCATCAGGACTAAAGGCAACTGACCAGACCAAATCAGTATGTTCCTGCAACGTCTTACAACATTGACCAGTTTGAATATTCCAAAGTCTTACTGTTGAATCAAAACTCCCACTGGCTATCATTTGATCATCAGGACTACAAGAAATTGACAAAATGCCGTTTTCGTGTGCCCGCAATGTCTCAAAGCATTCACCCGTACTAACATTCCAACGCCTCATCGTGCTGTCTAAACTACCACTAGTTAGTGTCTGGCCATCTGAGCTAAAGACAACTGACCAAACCCAATTAGTATGTCCTTGCAAAGTCTTAGAGCATTCACCCGTACTAACATTCCAGAGCTTGATTGTGTAGTCAAAACCGCCACTAGCTAAAGTTTGACCATCAGGACTGAAGGCGACTGACCAAACCCAATTAGTATGTCCTTGCAACGTCTTAAGACATTCACCTGTACAAACATCCCAGAGTTTTACAGTTTGGTCATTACTTCCACTGGCTACGATTTGACCATCAGGACTAAAGGTAACTGACCAAATCAAATCGGTGTGTCCCTTAAAGGTCTTAAGGCATTGACCTGTCCTAACATCCCAAAGTCTTACGGTTCGGTCAAAACTGCCACTGACTAGTTTTTGACCATCGGGACTAAAATCAAGGGACGGTATCCACATGCTTTTGTCATGTCCCTCCAACGTCAAAAGAGGTTGAGCATCCTGAACTCTGAATAGACGAATCTGACCATGAGTGTCACCTGCTGCGAGAATTTTGCTATCTGGACTGAAGGCGACAGAATTAATTCCACTGAAACATTGGGAAAAAAGTGATTTAGTAAACTCACAATAAGCAAAGTTGACTTCAGCCAAATTCATACCTTGAAGATAAGTTTGCCAAATCGCCAAATCGGAAAAATCATAACCTCTTAAATCCGTTTTCAGTTGGCAGAGGAGATTGAGAACATTCCCTGCTGCATATCCTAATTTGAGTGAAGATGTGCGCAACTTAGCGAGAATCTGAGTTAGTTGAGTTTCAAGACGGCTTTGGTTCCCCAAAATATTGATTAACTTCTTGATCAGAGGTTGGAGAATCAAACAAATTTGAGCTTCCCTGATATAGTCTTTTGCTAAAGCTTTGAGCAAAGCATAGTTGTTAAACAGTTCAATGTTCTGAGTCTTAATTTCTTCAGAAACTTGTTGAATAAATACTTCTGTTATGTACTCGATTAGCACAGGTTGGAGCGTGAATCCTGCTGCGCTTCTTTCCAGAGGTAATCGTCGGCTGAGAGAGTGTAATGTGTCTGTAACTCTTTCTTTAGCTTCTGGTGAGAGAAGATCCTCTTTC
It encodes:
- the tgt gene encoding tRNA guanosine(34) transglycosylase Tgt encodes the protein MSANFSFQCLASCSQTKARAGVFFTPHGPVETPRFMPVGTLATVKTLTPAQLKETGAQMVLSNTYHLHLQPGEAIVAGGGGLHKFMGWDGPMLTDSGGFQVFSLSEMRKISEEGVTFRSPHDGQIIKLTPEKSIEIQNTLGADVIMAFDECPPATASRQEVEAATERTYRWLLRCKSAHQRPEEQALFGIVQGGVYLDLRCQAVETLANLDLPGYAIGGVSVGEEPELIHKIVQATAPLLPHHKPRYLMGVGTYQEMVIAIASGVDLFDCVIPTRWARHGTAMVQGDRWNLKNAKFREDFTPLDETCPCYTCQNFTRAYISHLVRSQEILAYTLLSIHNITELIRFTQRIREAILNDTFVAEFGKWLTPDLKGIGDRG
- a CDS encoding WD40 repeat domain-containing protein; amino-acid sequence: MLRRFYKKAIRLRAIASRAGLYRQGYEAYGQLFQQVGEVPHQSCLLLTSREKPHNLERISGKKHPVRLFELGGLDCLNGQRIFQEIGHFSGSDAEWQKLVEFYNGNPLALELAANHIQEVFGGDISQFLREGKPVFEDLRELLAWHFERLSESEKEIMYWLAINREPISLSELKEDLLSPEAKERVTDTLHSLSRRLPLERSAAGFTLQPVLIEYITEVFIQQVSEEIKTQNIELFNNYALLKALAKDYIREAQICLILQPLIKKLINILGNQSRLETQLTQILAKLRTSSLKLGYAAGNVLNLLCQLKTDLRGYDFSDLAIWQTYLQGMNLAEVNFAYCEFTKSLFSQCFSGINSVAFSPDSKILAAGDTHGQIRLFRVQDAQPLLTLEGHDKSMWIPSLDFSPDGQKLVSGSFDRTVRLWDVRTGQCLKTFKGHTDLIWSVTFSPDGQIVASGSNDQTVKLWDVCTGECLKTLQGHTNWVWSVAFSPDGQTLASGGFDYTIKLWNVSTGECSKTLQGHTNWVWSVVFSSDGQTLTSGSLDSTMRRWNVSTGECFETLRAHENGILSISCSPDDQMIASGSFDSTVRLWNIQTGQCCKTLQEHTDLVWSVAFSPDGKILASGSFDQTVKLWDIKSGQCLKTLKGHTSAIWSIACSPDGQIVASGSFDSTVRLWNIQTGQCFKTLQGHNKWVWSVAFSPDGQMVASGDNETIRLWDVVTGQCLRRLQGHINGLIWALTFSPQGKILASGAQDSTIRLWNICTGECLKVLQGHANYVWAVAFSPDSLILASCSDDKTIKLWESGTGKCLKTLPEIDSKVMAVAFSPDGTMLASGHDNGLLKLWDINGKCINTLQGHTMWVFSVAFSPQGNFLASGSQDETVKLWDVNSGECLKTLTGHTSWVRSVAFSPDGQTLISGSVDETIKLWNVQTGECLKTLRIPRPYEGMNITGVTGLTAATIATLKALGAVEDGDVKL